One part of the Glycine max cultivar Williams 82 chromosome 14, Glycine_max_v4.0, whole genome shotgun sequence genome encodes these proteins:
- the LOC100818986 gene encoding uncharacterized protein LOC100818986 has translation MDRYQKVEKPRAETPIDENEIRITSQGRMRNYITYAMSLLQEKGSNEIVFKAMGRAINKTVTIVELIKRRIVGLHQNTAIGSTDITDTWEPLEEGLLPLETTRHVSMITITLSKKELDTSSVGYQPPLPADQVKAATDFDYEGEGSPNGRVRGRGGRGRGRGRGNGFISADYEDGGWDRNRGNARGRGRGRGRGFRGRGRGGYNGPHVDMQDGGYNQDVPQGRGRGRGRGGYRGRGRGFRSNGPIQAAA, from the exons ATGGATCGGTACCAGAAGGTGGAGAAGCCAAGAGCTGAAACTCCAATCGATGAAAACGAGATCCGGATTACTAGTCAGGGAAGGATGCGCAACTACATTACTTACGCCATGAGCTTGCTTCag GAGAAAGGTTCTAATGAAATTGTTTTCAAAGCAATGGGGAGAGCTATCAACAAAACCGTGACAATTGTGGAGTTGATCAAG AGGAGAATTGTGGGCCTCCACCAGAATACAGCAATTGGATCCACTGATATCACTGATACTTGGGAGCCCCTAGAGGAAGGCCTCCTTCC TTTGGAGACGACAAGGCACGTGTCAATGATAACAATAACCCTTTCAAAGAAGGAACTCGATACATCGTCTGTGGG GTATCAGCCTCCACTACCAGCTGACCAGGTGAAGGCTGCTACAGATTTTGATTATGAAGGAG AGGGTTCACCTAATGGTCGTGTTCGTGGTCGTGGTGGCCGAGGCAGGGGAAGGGGCAGAG GTAATGGCTTTATTTCAGCTGATTATGAGGATGGAGGTTGGGATCGCAATAGGGGAAATGCTAGGGGCAGGggtagaggaagaggacgtgGCTTTCGTGGTCGTGGAAGGGGAGGGTACAATGGGCCCCATGTTGACATGCAAGATGGAGGATACAACCAAGATGTACCTCAAGGCCGTG GTCGTGGCCGTGGCAGGGGGGGATATCGTGGAAGGGGTCGTGGCTTCCGATCGAATGGGCCAATCCAAGCAGCTGCCTGA
- the LOC100817919 gene encoding E3 ubiquitin-protein ligase ATL23 produces MLDSVLLALFLPCLGMSAVFIVYMCLLWYATNHHSDPALPAKPVSDTGISPSQLDKLPRITGKDLLMGNECAVCLDEIGTEQPVRVVPGCNHAFHLECADTWLSKHPLCPLCRAKLDPSLFSSSQNPC; encoded by the coding sequence ATGCTCGATTCTGTGCTTCTGGCGCTTTTCTTGCCGTGCCTCGGCATGAGCGCCGTTTTCATCGTCTACATGTGCCTTCTCTGGTACGCCACCAACCACCACTCCGACCCCGCGCTACCGGCCAAGCCTGTCTCCGACACCGGAATCTCCCCTTCCCAGCTCGACAAGCTCCCCAGAATCACCGGAAAGGACCTTCTCATGGGAAACGAATGCGCCGTCTGCCTGGACGAGATCGGAACAGAGCAACCGGTTCGGGTGGTTCCCGGTTGCAACCACGCCTTCCATTTGGAATGCGCCGACACCTGGCTCTCCAAGCACCCTCTCTGCCCTCTCTGCAGAGCCAAACTCGACCCTTCGCTTTTCTCTTCTTCCCAAAATCCATGCTGA
- the LOC100816157 gene encoding calcium-dependent protein kinase 29 isoform X3: protein MGLGMFKALFCCSKPHEIDIADSWDSSPDHTPKQHSKPKPKPNAAPTHSNNKQTTTSTQIGAILGKPYVNIHQMYEMKKELGSGQSGVTYLCVEKTTKREYACKSISRSKLLSTQEIEDVRREVMILQHLSGQPNIVEFRGAYEDKQNVHLVMELCSGGELFDRIIAKGNYSEREAATVMRQIVNVVHACHFMGVMHRDLKPENFLLANKDPKAPLKATDFGLSVFIEEGIVYREIVGSAYYVAPEVLKRNYGKEIDVWSAGIILYILLSGVPPFWGENERSIFEAILGGKLDLESAPWPSISAAAKDLIRKMLNNDPKKRITAAEALEHPWMKEGGEASDKPLDNAVLTRMKQFRAMNKMKKLALKVIAENLSEEEIKGLKQMFNNMDTDRSGTITFEELKSGLTKLGSKLSESEIKQLMDAADVDKSGTIDYQEFITATINRHKLEKEENLFKAFQYFDKDSSGYITRDELRQALTEYQMGDEATIDEVIDDVDTDNDGKINYQEFVAMMRKGILDIDEKEKPQ from the exons ATGGGACTGGGGATGTTTAAGGCATTGTTTTGCTGCAGCAAGCCCCATGAAATTGACATTGCAGACTCCTGGGACTCATCTCCTGATCATACCCCCAAACAACATTCTAAACCAAAGCCAAAGCCAAATGCTGCACCTACTCATTCCAATAATAAACAAACCACCACATCTACACAAATAGGAGCAATTCTAGGGAAACCATACGTGAACATACACCAAATGTACGAGATGAAGAAGGAACTGGGAAGCGGGCAGTCTGGTGTAACATATCTGTGTGTGGAGAAGACGACGAAGCGAGAGTATGCATGCAAATCCATCTCTCGGTCGAAGCTGCTGAGCACGCAGGAGATTGAGGATGTGAGAAGAGAGGTTATGATTCTGCAGCATCTTTCGGGGCAGCCCAACATAGTGGAGTTCAGAGGGGCTTATGAGGACAAGCAGAACGTGCATCTGGTGATGGAGCTGTGCAGTGGGGGCGAACTCTTCGACCGCATCATTGCCAAAGGGAACTACTCCGAGCGTGAAGCTGCCACTGTCATGAG ACAAATTGTTAATGTGGTTCATGCTTGTCATTTTATGGGGGTCATGCATAGGGACCTTAAGCCTGAAAATTTCTTGCTTGCTAATAAGGATCCTAAGGCACCTCTCAAAGCCACCGATTTTGGATTGTCCGTCTTCATTGAAGAAG GTATAGTGTATAGAGAAATTGTTGGAAGTGCATACTATGTAGCTCCGGAGGTGTTAAAGCGAAATTATGGAAAGGAGATAGATGTGTGGAGCGCAGGAATCATTTTATACATCCTTCTAAGTGGGGTGCCTCCATTTTGGGGCG AAAACGAGAGAAGCATATTTGAAGCTATTTTGGGAGGCAAGCTTGATCTGGAGAGCGCACCATGGCCTTCAATTTCAGCTGCTGCAAAAGATTTGATCAGGAAAATGTTGAATAATGACCCTAAGAAACGCATTACAGCTGCCGAAGCCCTTG AACACCCGTGGATGAAGGAAGGTGGTGAAGCATCTGACAAGCCTTTAGACAATGCTGTTTTGACTAGAATGAAACAGTTCAGAGCAATGAACAAGATGAAGAAACTTGCTTTAAAG GTTATAGCAGAAAACCTTTCAGAGGAAGAAATAAAGGGTTTGAAACAAATGTTCAACAATATGGATACTGATCGCAGTGGCACAATCACATTCGAGGAACTCAAATCTGGATTGACCAAATTGGGATCCAAGCTTAGTGAATCAGAAATAAAGCAGCTAATGGACGCT GCTGATGTTGACAAAAGTGGTACTATTGACTATCAAGAATTCATCACTGCCACCATTAACCGGCATAAACTAGAGAAGGAAGAGAATTTGTTTAAGGCTTTTCAATACTTTGACAAGGATAGCAGTGG ATATATAACAAGAGATGAGCTTAGACAAGCTTTGACTGAGTATCAAATGGGAGATGAAGCGACTATAGATGAAGTCATCGACGATGTTGACACTGATAAC GACGGGAAAATTAATTACCAGGAGTTTGTGGCTATGATGAGAAAGGGGATCCTGGATATTGATGAGAAAGAGAAACCACAATAA
- the LOC100816157 gene encoding calcium-dependent protein kinase 29 isoform X2: MGLGMFKALFCCSKPHEIDIADSWDSSPDHTPKQHSKPKPKPNAAPTHSNNKQTTTSTQIGAILGKPYVNIHQMYEMKKELGSGQSGVTYLCVEKTTKREYACKSISRSKLLSTQEIEDVRREVMILQHLSGQPNIVEFRGAYEDKQNVHLVMELCSGGELFDRIIAKGNYSEREAATVMRQIVNVVHVCHFMGVMHRDLKPENFLLATNHPDAAVKATDFGLSIFIEEGIVYREIVGSAYYVAPEVLKRNYGKEIDVWSAGIILYILLSGVPPFWGENERSIFEAILGGKLDLESAPWPSISAAAKDLIRKMLNNDPKKRITAAEALEHPWMKEGGEASDKPLDNAVLTRMKQFRAMNKMKKLALKVIAENLSEEEIKGLKQMFNNMDTDRSGTITFEELKSGLTKLGSKLSESEIKQLMDAADVDKSGTIDYQEFITATINRHKLEKEENLFKAFQYFDKDSSGYITRDELRQALTEYQMGDEATIDEVIDDVDTDNDGKINYQEFVAMMRKGILDIDEKEKPQ, from the exons ATGGGACTGGGGATGTTTAAGGCATTGTTTTGCTGCAGCAAGCCCCATGAAATTGACATTGCAGACTCCTGGGACTCATCTCCTGATCATACCCCCAAACAACATTCTAAACCAAAGCCAAAGCCAAATGCTGCACCTACTCATTCCAATAATAAACAAACCACCACATCTACACAAATAGGAGCAATTCTAGGGAAACCATACGTGAACATACACCAAATGTACGAGATGAAGAAGGAACTGGGAAGCGGGCAGTCTGGTGTAACATATCTGTGTGTGGAGAAGACGACGAAGCGAGAGTATGCATGCAAATCCATCTCTCGGTCGAAGCTGCTGAGCACGCAGGAGATTGAGGATGTGAGAAGAGAGGTTATGATTCTGCAGCATCTTTCGGGGCAGCCCAACATAGTGGAGTTCAGAGGGGCTTATGAGGACAAGCAGAACGTGCATCTGGTGATGGAGCTGTGCAGTGGGGGCGAACTCTTCGACCGCATCATTGCCAAAGGGAACTACTCCGAGCGTGAAGCTGCCACTGTCATGAGGCAGATTGTCAATGTGGTTCACGTCTGCCATTTCATGGGCGTCATGCATCGAGACCTCAAGCCCGAGAATTTCTTGTTGGCCACCAACCACCCCGATGCAGCCGTAAAAGCCACTGATTTTGGACTCTCCATTTTTATTGAGGAAG GTATAGTGTATAGAGAAATTGTTGGAAGTGCATACTATGTAGCTCCGGAGGTGTTAAAGCGAAATTATGGAAAGGAGATAGATGTGTGGAGCGCAGGAATCATTTTATACATCCTTCTAAGTGGGGTGCCTCCATTTTGGGGCG AAAACGAGAGAAGCATATTTGAAGCTATTTTGGGAGGCAAGCTTGATCTGGAGAGCGCACCATGGCCTTCAATTTCAGCTGCTGCAAAAGATTTGATCAGGAAAATGTTGAATAATGACCCTAAGAAACGCATTACAGCTGCCGAAGCCCTTG AACACCCGTGGATGAAGGAAGGTGGTGAAGCATCTGACAAGCCTTTAGACAATGCTGTTTTGACTAGAATGAAACAGTTCAGAGCAATGAACAAGATGAAGAAACTTGCTTTAAAG GTTATAGCAGAAAACCTTTCAGAGGAAGAAATAAAGGGTTTGAAACAAATGTTCAACAATATGGATACTGATCGCAGTGGCACAATCACATTCGAGGAACTCAAATCTGGATTGACCAAATTGGGATCCAAGCTTAGTGAATCAGAAATAAAGCAGCTAATGGACGCT GCTGATGTTGACAAAAGTGGTACTATTGACTATCAAGAATTCATCACTGCCACCATTAACCGGCATAAACTAGAGAAGGAAGAGAATTTGTTTAAGGCTTTTCAATACTTTGACAAGGATAGCAGTGG ATATATAACAAGAGATGAGCTTAGACAAGCTTTGACTGAGTATCAAATGGGAGATGAAGCGACTATAGATGAAGTCATCGACGATGTTGACACTGATAAC GACGGGAAAATTAATTACCAGGAGTTTGTGGCTATGATGAGAAAGGGGATCCTGGATATTGATGAGAAAGAGAAACCACAATAA
- the LOC100816157 gene encoding calcium-dependent protein kinase 29 isoform X1, giving the protein MGHCFSKPSTNEIPINYDYSPPPHHYQPRPHSHSDSRRTQQPQLQPQPGYPNRTPKSDPSPSSSSFGDQVAARILDKPYFDIKSLYNLERELGRGQFGITRLCTEKTTGRKYACKSIPKRKLSKKKHTDDVKREVLILQHLSGQPNIVEFKGAYEDWQHVHLVMELCLGGELFDRITAKGSYSESEAASIFRQIVNVVHACHFMGVMHRDLKPENFLLANKDPKAPLKATDFGLSVFIEEGIVYREIVGSAYYVAPEVLKRNYGKEIDVWSAGIILYILLSGVPPFWGENERSIFEAILGGKLDLESAPWPSISAAAKDLIRKMLNNDPKKRITAAEALEHPWMKEGGEASDKPLDNAVLTRMKQFRAMNKMKKLALKVIAENLSEEEIKGLKQMFNNMDTDRSGTITFEELKSGLTKLGSKLSESEIKQLMDAADVDKSGTIDYQEFITATINRHKLEKEENLFKAFQYFDKDSSGYITRDELRQALTEYQMGDEATIDEVIDDVDTDNDGKINYQEFVAMMRKGILDIDEKEKPQ; this is encoded by the exons ATGGGGCACTGCTTCAGCAAACCCAGCACAAACGAAATACCAATCAACTATGATTATTCACCACCCCCTCATCATTATCAGCCACGCCCGCACTCACACTCAGACTCAAGGAGAACACAACAACCTCAACTTCAACCTCAACCTGGTTACCCCAATCGAACTCCAAAATCAGACCCatctccatcatcatcatcatttggtGATCAAGTAGCAGCACGAATATTAGACAAACCATACTTTGACATCAAATCTCTTTACAACCTCGAGAGGGAACTCGGGAGGGGTCAATTCGGGATCACTCGTCTTTGCACCGAGAAGACCACGGGAAGGAAATACGCTTGCAAGTCCATTCCAAAGCGGAAGCTAAGTAAAAAAAAGCATACTGATGATGTCAAGAGGGAAGTTCTCATCCTTCAGCACCTCTCGGGACAGCCCAACATCGTTGAGTTCAAGGGTGCTTATGAGGATTGGCAACACGTGCATTTGGTGATGGAGTTGTGTTTGGGTGGTGAGCTCTTCGACCGCATCACTGCAAAGGGTAGTTACTCCGAGAGTGAAGCTGCTTCTATATTCAGACAAATTGTTAATGTGGTTCATGCTTGTCATTTTATGGGGGTCATGCATAGGGACCTTAAGCCTGAAAATTTCTTGCTTGCTAATAAGGATCCTAAGGCACCTCTCAAAGCCACCGATTTTGGATTGTCCGTCTTCATTGAAGAAG GTATAGTGTATAGAGAAATTGTTGGAAGTGCATACTATGTAGCTCCGGAGGTGTTAAAGCGAAATTATGGAAAGGAGATAGATGTGTGGAGCGCAGGAATCATTTTATACATCCTTCTAAGTGGGGTGCCTCCATTTTGGGGCG AAAACGAGAGAAGCATATTTGAAGCTATTTTGGGAGGCAAGCTTGATCTGGAGAGCGCACCATGGCCTTCAATTTCAGCTGCTGCAAAAGATTTGATCAGGAAAATGTTGAATAATGACCCTAAGAAACGCATTACAGCTGCCGAAGCCCTTG AACACCCGTGGATGAAGGAAGGTGGTGAAGCATCTGACAAGCCTTTAGACAATGCTGTTTTGACTAGAATGAAACAGTTCAGAGCAATGAACAAGATGAAGAAACTTGCTTTAAAG GTTATAGCAGAAAACCTTTCAGAGGAAGAAATAAAGGGTTTGAAACAAATGTTCAACAATATGGATACTGATCGCAGTGGCACAATCACATTCGAGGAACTCAAATCTGGATTGACCAAATTGGGATCCAAGCTTAGTGAATCAGAAATAAAGCAGCTAATGGACGCT GCTGATGTTGACAAAAGTGGTACTATTGACTATCAAGAATTCATCACTGCCACCATTAACCGGCATAAACTAGAGAAGGAAGAGAATTTGTTTAAGGCTTTTCAATACTTTGACAAGGATAGCAGTGG ATATATAACAAGAGATGAGCTTAGACAAGCTTTGACTGAGTATCAAATGGGAGATGAAGCGACTATAGATGAAGTCATCGACGATGTTGACACTGATAAC GACGGGAAAATTAATTACCAGGAGTTTGTGGCTATGATGAGAAAGGGGATCCTGGATATTGATGAGAAAGAGAAACCACAATAA